One window of the Diospyros lotus cultivar Yz01 chromosome 12, ASM1463336v1, whole genome shotgun sequence genome contains the following:
- the LOC127786979 gene encoding transcription factor MYBS3-like: protein MVRKCSHCGKIGHNTRTCRSPYNNDRGDYSVIRSSLAAAVAGGCGGGGGGLKLFGVKLIDHHAISSTSSCSESTSSSSSSSSAAAMKKSFSMDCFSSSSASSCWLCSDGNIITYSDGNRIPHGYLSDGLARRTRQPRKKGVAWTEEEHRVFLEGLEKLGKGDWRGISRNFVTTRTPTQVASHAQKYFLRQQRQSSLNTMKKQRRPSLFDLVGRQIAGMSDSQPIASIINPTKSEAESSSLPDLELKLAAPARASSLLFGPISVL, encoded by the exons ATGGTGAGGAAATGCTCGCACTGTGGGAAGATAGGGCACAATACAAGGACTTGCAGGAGCCCCTATAATAATGATAGAGGAGACTACTCAGTTATTAGATCATCACTTGCCGCTGCCGTTGCTGGTGGCTGtggcggcggcggaggaggaTTGAAGCTCTTTGGTGTCAAACTAATTGATCATCACGCAATATCATCAACCTCTTCTTGTTCTGAAAGTACttcatcatcgtcatcatcgTCTTCTGCAGCTGCCATGAAAAAGAGCTTCAGCATGGATTGCTTTTCTTCATCTTCCGCCTCCTCCTGCTGGCTTTGCTCCGATGGAAATATTATTACTTATTCTGACGGGAACAGGATCCCCCATGGCTATCTCTCTGATGGACTCGCTCGCAGAACTCGTCAGCCCAGGAAGAAAG GGGTGGCATGGACGGAAGAGGAGCACAGGGTGTTCTTAGAAGGGCTGGAGAAGCTGGGGAAAGGCGACTGGAGAGGCATATCCCGCAACTTTGTCACCACCAGAACGCCCACGCAAGTGGCCAGCCATGCCCAAAAGTATTTTCTCCGCCAACAAAGACAATCCTCTCTTAACACTATGAAGAAACAACGCCGCCCCAGCCTCTTTGACCTG GTGGGACGCCAAATAGCAGGCATGAGTGATTCCCAGCCCATTGCTTCCATTATCAATCCAACAAAATCCGAAGCAGAAAGTTCATCGTTACCGGATCTAGAACTCAAGCTTGCAGCTCCTGCTCGGGCCTCCAGCCTTCTATTTGGACCCATTAGTGTGCTCTAG